Proteins encoded in a region of the Catalinimonas alkaloidigena genome:
- a CDS encoding PQQ-dependent sugar dehydrogenase yields the protein MRFNLFKVCLLLALTGAIAYAATRRSVQARYARLVFLAKDRIAQLGQPAIVPLEAAIREGVAFEKVPLPDTRDRYSGVCLGPDGKLYATTLDGRIRRFTIGEDGTLQAPEELFALQDAYETRTNRLTIGLAFDPAATADSLVAWVTHQTYTFYNGPDWDGTVSRLSGPQLEHVQHVVIHLPRSAGDHLTNSVAFGPDGALYIAQGSNTAMGSPDESWAFREEHLLSAAILRLDPTRLTNVSLPLDVKTSEGGTYDPYAATAPLTIYASGLRNAYDLVWHSNGHLYVPVNGAAADGHTPASEAGALRMDGRTYEGPAVPALSHVMQVQNDYLVRVDSGGYYGHPNPRRGEFVMNGGNPTDDPDPAQVDQYPVGTQPDPNWRGFAFQFPIHNSPNGLVEYRSGAFHGALQGKLLVTRFVNQDLMILEPGGSTLDIVRASEGATVPGLTDFSLPIDVAEDVTTGNLYVAEFGGDGQITLLRPRPDGNPEAVVQRQR from the coding sequence ATGCGTTTCAACCTCTTCAAAGTTTGTCTTCTTCTGGCCCTGACGGGCGCCATCGCCTACGCCGCCACACGCCGGTCGGTCCAGGCCCGGTACGCACGCCTGGTGTTTCTGGCGAAAGACCGGATCGCGCAACTCGGCCAGCCCGCCATTGTGCCGCTGGAAGCGGCCATCCGGGAGGGAGTCGCCTTCGAAAAAGTGCCGCTACCCGACACCCGCGACCGTTACTCGGGCGTGTGCCTGGGGCCGGACGGCAAGCTGTACGCGACCACGCTCGACGGACGCATCCGGCGGTTCACCATCGGGGAAGACGGCACTCTGCAAGCCCCAGAGGAACTTTTCGCTCTGCAAGACGCCTACGAAACACGCACGAACCGACTGACTATCGGGCTGGCGTTCGATCCGGCCGCTACGGCCGACAGTCTCGTGGCCTGGGTCACCCACCAGACCTACACGTTTTACAACGGCCCCGACTGGGACGGGACGGTGTCGCGGTTGTCGGGTCCCCAGCTGGAGCATGTCCAGCACGTGGTGATCCACCTGCCCCGGTCGGCGGGCGATCACCTGACCAACAGTGTGGCGTTCGGCCCCGATGGGGCGTTGTACATTGCGCAGGGCAGCAACACCGCAATGGGCAGCCCCGACGAAAGCTGGGCTTTTCGGGAAGAGCACCTGCTGTCGGCCGCCATACTGCGCCTCGACCCCACCCGACTGACCAACGTTTCACTGCCACTGGATGTAAAAACGTCGGAAGGCGGGACGTACGATCCCTATGCCGCCACGGCTCCGCTGACGATTTATGCCTCGGGCCTGCGCAATGCCTACGACCTGGTGTGGCACAGCAACGGCCACCTTTACGTACCGGTGAACGGCGCGGCAGCCGACGGCCACACCCCCGCTTCCGAGGCGGGTGCGCTCCGCATGGACGGACGCACGTACGAAGGCCCCGCCGTACCGGCGCTGTCGCACGTCATGCAGGTCCAGAACGATTACCTGGTTCGGGTGGATTCGGGAGGCTACTACGGGCACCCCAACCCCCGCCGGGGCGAGTTTGTGATGAATGGCGGCAATCCGACGGACGATCCCGATCCGGCCCAGGTCGATCAGTACCCGGTCGGGACGCAGCCCGACCCCAACTGGCGCGGGTTTGCGTTTCAGTTTCCAATTCATAATTCCCCGAACGGTCTTGTCGAGTACCGGAGCGGAGCGTTCCACGGGGCGCTGCAAGGCAAACTTCTGGTCACGCGGTTTGTCAACCAGGATCTGATGATTCTGGAGCCGGGCGGCTCCACGCTAGACATCGTGCGTGCTTCGGAAGGCGCCACGGTACCCGGCCTGACCGACTTCTCCCTGCCCATCGACGTCGCCGAAGACGTTACAACCGGCAACCTCTACGTTGCGGAATTCGGTGGCGATGGACAAATCACCCTGCTGCGTCCGCGGCCGGATGGAAATCCTGAGGCGGTGGTGCAACGGCAACGGTAA